One region of Malania oleifera isolate guangnan ecotype guangnan chromosome 6, ASM2987363v1, whole genome shotgun sequence genomic DNA includes:
- the LOC131157998 gene encoding 36.4 kDa proline-rich protein codes for MEHQCSPKASALLLISMLLISSLTPILGCGSCKHKNPKGNSPPKGGSPITLPPIVKPPINLPPVTIPPVTVPPILNPPVTVPPILNPPAKTPKGKACPPPPGTCPIDTLKLGACVDLLGGLVHIGLGDPVVNQCCPVLKGLVELEAAVCLCTTLKLKLLNLNIYVPLALQLLITCGKTPPPGYTCNL; via the coding sequence ATGGAGCACCAGTGCTCCCCCAAGGCCTCGGCCCTTCTTCTCATTTCCATGCTTCTCATTTCCTCACTCACCCCAATTCTTGGCTGTGGCTCCTGCAAGCACAAAAACCCCAAAGGCAACTCACCCCCCAAGGGTGGCAGTCCCATTACCCTCCCGCCGATCGTCAAGCCCCCGATCAACCTCCCGCCTGTGACGATCCCTCCCGTGACGGTTCCTCCCATTTTGAACCCCCCCGTGACGGTTCCCCCAATTTTGAACCCTCCGGCCAAGACACCCAAAGGAAAGGCCTGCCCGCCGCCACCCGGGACTTGCCCGATCGACACCCTAAAGCTTGGGGCTTGTGTGGACCTGCTTGGTGGGCTGGTGCACATTGGCCTTGGGGACCCGGTGGTGAACCAGTGCTGCCCAGTGCTTAAAGGGCTGGTTGAGCTTGAAGCTGCAGTGTGCTTGTGCACAACCCTAAAGCTCAAGCTTCTCAACCTCAACATCTATGTCCCACTTGCCCTTCAACTCCTCATCACTTGTGGGAAGACACCTCCTCCTGGATACACATGCAATCTTTAG